A genomic region of Miscanthus floridulus cultivar M001 chromosome 3, ASM1932011v1, whole genome shotgun sequence contains the following coding sequences:
- the LOC136543437 gene encoding F-box protein At2g23160-like — protein MDCPKTRRDTEAAASGLPDDPLVEILSRVPAKSPCRFKCVSKAWRDLIADPLHCKKLPQALQGFFFMVELHICHGEGDCDDEPCACYGGDGEARGAVDSDEEELPRYGFVDVLQRSVRLVDFYVTELPGIKNTRLVHCCNGLLLFAVKCNWGASWSYVVCNPATKECVAVPRSVLEQNKIFYGSALTYLLVDPGAPCHFNLVQFSKEGYKKSLHVYSSKTQGWSRSKSDREKYYQLTVLDVEGNIQKIIPLPCQAGRESWTLFDYIGRSQGCLHYTNHEMDDEGFDGDGLLIWVLEDYERQQWVLKDTGQKLISYHMDSKEVRDLCTLEHGYECITPYVPCFSELLALENKQ, from the exons ATGGACTGCCCCAAGACGAGACGCGACACGGAGGCGGCGGCGTCCGGGCTCCCCGACGACCCCCTGGTGGAGATCCTCTCCCGCGTCCCTGCCAAGTCCCCCTGCCGCTTCAAGTGCGTCTCCAAGGCCTGGCgcgacctcatcgccgatccCCTCCACTGCAAGAAGCTACCCCAGGCCCTACAAGGGTTCTTCTTTATGGTCGAATTGCATATTTGTCATGGCGAAGGCGACTGCGACGACGAGCCCTGCGCCTGTTACGGCGGGGACGGCGAAGCCCGCGGCGCTGTGGACAGCGACGAAGAGGAATTGCCTCGCTATGGTTTCGTCGACGTGTTGCAGAGATCGGTGCGTCTTGTGGACTTCTATGTGACTGAGCTGCCTGGCATTAAGAACACCAGGCTCGTCcattgctgcaatggcctcctCCTCTTTGCCGTCAAATGCAATTGGGGCGCTTCATGGAGCTATGTTGTGTGCAACCCTGCCACTAAGGAATGTGTGGCTGTGCCCAGATCTGTCTTGGAACAGAATAAGATATTCTATGGATCTGCGTTAACCTATTTGCTTGTCGACCCAGGTGCCCCTTGCCACTTCAACTTGGTCCAATTCTCCAAGGAGGGATACAAAAAATCATTGCACGTCTACTCATCAAAAACTCAGGGATGGAGTCGTAGCAAAAGTGACAGG GAAAAGTACTATCAGCTAACTGTGTTAGATGTGGAAGGGAACATACAGAAGATCATCCCTCTACCATGTCAGGCAGGCAGGGAAAGCTGGACGTTGTTTGATTATATTGGACGGTCCCAAGGGTGCTTGCACTACACCAACCATGAAATGGATGATGAAGGATTTGACGGTGATGGGTTATTAATCTGGGTTCTTGAGGACTATGAGAGACAACAATGGGTCCTGAAGGACACT GGCCAAAAGCTGATATCATATCACATGGATAGTAAGGAAGTGCGTGATCTCTGCACTCTTGAACATGGCTATGAGTGCATTACTCCATATGTCCCCTGCTTCTCAGAGTTGTTGGCGCTTGAAAATAAGCAGTGA